A stretch of the Lactuca sativa cultivar Salinas chromosome 9, Lsat_Salinas_v11, whole genome shotgun sequence genome encodes the following:
- the LOC111881289 gene encoding myosin-9-like isoform X1, producing MQGATTNIIVGSEVWVEDPSVAWIDGEVLKINGEEVEIQTTDGKKVVANLSKIYSKDVEATAGGVDDMTKLSYLHEPGVLQNLATRYQLNEIYTYTGNILIAVNPFKRLPLLYDDKMMQRYKGAAFGELDPHVFAIADSAFRAMVNEGKSNSILVSGESGAGKTETTKMLMQYLAFLGGRKGTEGRTVEQQILESNPVLEAFGNAKTVRNNNSSRFGKFVEIQFDKQGRISGAAIRTYLLERSRVCQISDPERNYHCFYLLCAAPPEEIKKYKLGDPKSYRYLNQSKCYELDDVSDARDYLATRRAMAVVGMNEKEQDAIFRVLASILHLGNVEFSKGKEVDSSVLKDDKSKFHLQTTSELLMCDFNELEDALLKRVMVTPEEVIKRSLNPEGASVSRDGLAKTLYSRLFDWLVEKINVSIGQDPNSRYLIGVLDIYGFESFKSNSFEQFCINYTNEKLQQHFNQHVFKTEQEEYTKEAIDWSYIEFIDNKDVLDLIEKKPGGIIALLDEACMFPKSTHETFSQKLYQTFKSHQRFFKPKLSRTGFTIAHYAGEVQYQSEQFLDKNKDYVVPEHQDMLTASKCLFISSLFPPLAEETTKSSNKSSKFSSIGSRFKLQLQQLMETLNCTEPHYIRCVKPNNFLKPGIFENINIMQQLRCGGVLEAIRISCAGYPTRKSFSDFVTRFSILAPEVKSENYDPKVACKKILAKSGLQGYQIGKTKVFLRAGQMAELDARKSQKLSSTAKIIQRQIKTYIARKYFLALRKSAIVWQSFCRRKLACNLYQHMKNNAATLKIQTFYRRHLSMKTYNKLKLSVVLFQARLRSMVASKHLRFRKQSKAATRLQAHWRGYRDSSHYKKLIRAAVVTQCSWKGRIARKELRRRKMAAKEASALQLVKDNLEKQVEELTSRLESEKRLKIELEEAKDREILKVKNSLKAMQKDVGEANSLLVKERESTQKAIQEKDQELLKLQNSLQAMQNKADETNALLSKERDSAQKAIHEAKEAKDEEILKLQNSLQAMQSKFDETNELLVQECVSVERAIEEAKKEKVQEILELQNSLKSIQNKFEETNALLLKERDSTQKAIQETKQAKAEEILNLQNSLKAMQSKLDETNVFLVKERESAQKTIEEVKAAKDEEVLNLQKSMQAMQNKIDETNALLVKERESARKAIEEASSVVKEIPVHVEDTQKIASLTSEVKNLKALSEWERQRADESDRKCTEALESSEYKRMQLEETERRVLQLQESLDRLEDKLADIESHNPGLHQQQQPGSASALPQIKKLQEGHSRSFKDRHSCASATHSRENSDVEEGVVKKCGDDQKQECQDLVNRCIAQRMGFPNGRPIAACIIYKCLRKWRSFEAEKTTIFDRIIQAIGRSIEAQDNSDVFAYWLSNASTLLLLLQHTLKASGDQPLHRRPRSGPLLVKRNQSFRGSGSGSGSPRGVAISINDIGDSSPGGSQLEPKYPALLFKQQLTAYVEKTYGLIRDNLKREISPLLGLCIQAPRISKANLSKGAARALANAASHEILLAQWQGIVTKIGCLLNTLKANFVPSFLIRQVFTQIFAFINIQLFNSLLLRRECCSYSNGEYVRSGLAILELWCLKATEEYAGSAWDELKHIRQAIAFLVTQQKPKRTLHEISYDLCPMLSIQQLYRISTMYWDDKNGTHSLSPEVISNMRILMTQDSNNAIASNSFLLDDDSSIPFSTDELTRSMDPIGVSDIDLRSFVSTPVSVSVSCSVLGSDSFV from the exons ATGCAGGGTGCTACGACAAATATTATCGTAGGTTCCGAAGTATGGGTTGAAGACCCATCAGTTGCTTGGATAGATGGAGAGGTGTTAAAAATAAATGGAGAGGAAGTTGAGATCCAAACTACTGATGGGAAGAAA GTTGTTGCGAATTTATCAAAAATATATTCCAAAGATGTGGAAGCGACTGCTGGTGGAGTTGATGACATGACTAAGCTTTCTTATTTGCATGAGCCTGGAGTGTTGCAAAATTTAGCTACCAGATATCAGCTGAATGAAATATAT ACATATACGGGCAACATCCTTATCGCTGTTAACCCATTTAAAAGATTGCCCCTCTTGTATGATGATAAAATGATGCAACGCTACAAAGGAGCAGCATTTGGGGAGCTAGATCCTCATGTTTTTGCAATTGCAGATTCTGCTTTTAG GGCAATGGTGAATGAAGGAAAAAGCAACTCGATCTTGGTCAGTGGTGAGAGTGGGGCAGGTAAAACTGAGACTACTAAAATGCTTATGCAATATCTTGCCTTTTTGGGTGGTCGTAAAGGCACTGAAGGAAGAACTGTTGAACAGCAAATTCTTGAA TCGAATCCAGTTCTGGAAGCATTTGGGAATGCAAAAACTGTTAGAAATAACAACTCCAG TCGTTTTGGTAAATTTGTTGAGATTCAGTTTGATAAACAAGGGCGAATATCTGGAGCAGCCATCCGCACATACCTTCTAGAAAGATCTCGTGTTTGCCAAATTTCAGATCCTGAACGCAACTATCACTGTTTCTATCTTCTCTGTGCAGCACCTCCAGAG GAGATTAAGAAATATAAACTGGGAGACCCTAAGTCATATCGATATCTGAATCAATCAAAGTGCTATGAGCTTGATGATGTAAGCGATGCCCGTGATTATCTTGCCACAAGGAGAGCCATGGCAGTTGTTGGAATGAATGAAAAGGAACAG GATGCAATTTTCAGAGTTCTGGCTTCAATTCTCCATCTTGGAAATGTTGAATTTTCAAAAGGGAAAGAGGTTGATTCCTCCGTCCTCAAAGACGACAAATCCAAATTCCATCTTCAGACAACATCAGAGTTGCTAAT GTGTGATTTTAATGAACTGGAAGATGCACTGCTGAAGCGTGTGATGGTTACCCCTGAAGAAGTTATCAAGAGAAGTCTTAATCCTGAGGGTGCATCTGTTAGTAGAGATGGTCTCGCAAAGACCTTATATTCCCGCTTATTTGACTG GTTAGTGGAAAAAATTAATGTGTCGATTGGGCAAGATCCAAATTCAAGATATCTGATTGGGGTTCTTGACATATATGGTTTTGAGAGCTTTAAATCTAATAG TTTTGAACAATTTTGTATTAATTATACTAATGAGAAGCTGCAGCAACATTTCAACCAG CACGTATTCAAGACTGAGCAAGAGGAATATACCAAAGAAGCAATCGACTGGAGCTACATAGAGTTTATAGATAATAAGGATGTTCTGGATCTTATTGAAAAG AAACCTGGTGGGATTATTGCACTACTTGATGAGGCCTG TATGTTTCCCAAGTCGACTCACGAAACATTCTCACAGAAGCTTTATCAGACATTCAAATCTCATCAACGGTTTTTCAAACCAAAACTGTCTCGCACTGGTTTCACCATTGCTCACTATGCAGGAGAG GTTCAATATCAATCTGAGCAGTTTCTAGACAAAAACAAAGATTATGTTGTTCCGGAACATCAAGATATGTTGACAGCTTCCAAGTGCCTTTTTATATCAAGCCTTTTCCCTCCATTGGCTGAGGAGACAACCAAATCATCAAACAAATCTTCTAAGTTCTCATCGATTGGTTCTCGCTTCAag TTACAACTTCAGCAATTGATGGAAACTTTGAATTGCACAGAACCCCACTATATCAGATGTGTGAAGCCAAATAATTTTCTTAAGCCCGGCATCTTTGAGAATATCAACATTATGCAACAATTACGTTGTGGG GGGGTTCTAGAAGCAATTCGCATCAGCTGTGCTGGCTATCCTACTCGCAAAAGTTTTTCTGATTTTGTTACCAGATTCAGCATTCTTGCTCCCGAGGTTAAAAGTGAGAA TTATGATCCGAAGGTTGCCTGCAAAAAGATCCTGGCCAAATCAGGGCTTCAGGGATATCAG ATAGGGAAAACCAAAGTTTTTCTTAGAGCTGGTCAGATGGCTGAATTAGATGCACGAAAATCACAGAAGCTTAGCAGCACAGCCAAGATTATACAAAGACAGATAAAAACTTACATTGCTAGGAAGTATTTTCTTGCTTTGAGAAAGTCTGCTATTGTCTGGCAGTCATTTTGCAGAA GAAAGCTTGCATGTAACCTGTACCAACACATGAAAAACAATGCTGCTACGCTTAAAATACAGACGTTCTACAGGCGACACCTGTCAATGAAGACCTATAACAAACTCAAGCTGTCAGTTGTCCTCTTCCAGGCACGTCTGCGTTCAATGGTTGCTAGTAAACATCTCAGATTCAGAAAACAAAGCAAGGCAGCAACTCGTTTACAA GCCCACTGGCGTGGTTATAGAGATTCTTCACATTATAAGAAACTGATAAGGGCAGCAGTTGTTACACAATGTAGCTGGAAGGGGAGAATTGCTAGGAAAGAGCTTCGGAGACGAAAGATG GCAGCAAAGGAAGCTAGTGCACTCCAACTAGTGAAAGATAATCTTGAAAAACAAGTGGAAGAGCTCACATCACGTTTAGAGTCAGAAAAACGCTTGAAG ATTGAGTTGGAAGAAGCAAAAGATCGGGAAATTCTCAAAGTGAAGAACTCCCTGAAAGCCATGCAAAAAGACGTTGGTGAAGCAAATTCATTACTTGTCAAGGAACGAGAGTCTACACAGAAAGCAATTCAAGAAAAAGATCAGGAACTTTTGAAATTACAGAATTCCCTGCAAGCCATGCAGAATAAAGCTGATGAAACAAATGCATTGCTTTCCAAGGAACGTGATTCTGCCCAGAAAGCAATTCATGAAGCAAAAGAAGCAAAAGATGAGGAAATTCTGAAATTGCAAAACTCCTTGCAAGCCATGCAGAGTAAATTTGATGAAACCAATGAATTGCTTGTTCAGGAATGTGTGTCTGTAGAGAGAGCAATTGAAGAAGCCAAAAAGGAAAAAGTTCAGGAAATTCTGGAATTGCAGAACTCCCTGAAATCTATTCAGAATAAATTCGAAGAAACAAATGCATTGCTTCTCAAGGAACGTGATTCTACACAGAAAGCAATTCAAGAAACAAAACAAGCAAAAGCTGAGGAAATTCTGAATTTGCAGAACTCCCTGAAAGCTATGCAGAGTAAACTCGATGAAACAAATGTGTTTCTTGTCAAGGAACGTGAGTCTGCACAAAAAACAATCGAAGAAGTAAAAGCAGCAAAAGATGAGGAAGTTCTGAATTTGCAAAAGTCCATGCAAGCCATGCAGAATAAAATTGATGAAACAAATGCATTGCTTGTTAAGGAACGGGAGTCTGCACGGAAAGCAATTGAAGAAGCATCCTCAGTTGTCAAAGAAATTCCAGTTCATGTAGAAGACACACAAAAGATTGCTAGTTTGACTTCAGAAGTTAAAAACTTGAAG GCTTTATCAGAGTGGGAAAGACAAAGGGCAGATGAATCTGATAGGAAGTGTACTGAAGCTCTGGAATCAAGTGAGTATAAGCGGATGCAGTTAGAAGAAACTGAAAGAAGAGTGCTTCAACTTCAGGAATCTTTGGATAG GCTGGAGGACAAGCTGGCTGACATTGAGTCACATAATCCAGGTCTTCATCAGCAGCAGCAGCCGGGTTCAGCATCAGCACTGCCACAGATTAAGAAACTCCAGGAAGGACACTCAAGGTCCTTTAAG GATCGACATAGCTGTGCAAGTGCAACACACTCAAGAGAAAACTCGGATGTAGAGGAGGGAGTTGTAAAGAAGTGTGGTGATGATCAGAAACAGGAATGCCAGGATCTGGTGAATCGATGCATTGCACAACGGATGGGATTTCCCAATGGCAGACCCATTGCTGCTTGCATCATATACAAATGTCTAAGAAAATGGCGATCATTTGAAGCTGAAAAAACCACCATTTTTGATCGCATAATCCAAGCCATAGGCCGATCCATTGAG GCACAAGACAACAGTGATGTTTTCGCTTATTGGTTATCCAATGCATCAACACTGCTGCTACTGTTACAGCATACACTCAAAGCTAGTGGGGATCAGCCACTTCATCGACGCCCAAGATCAGGTCCTCTACTAGTAAAGAGGAATCAG AGCTTTCGTGGAAGTGGAAGTGGAAGTGGAAGTCCTCGTGGTGTAGCTATCTCTATAAACGATATTGGTGATAGCTCACCTGGCGGAAGCCAACTTGAACCAAAATACCCTGCTTTGCTTTTCAAGCAGCAACTCACAGCATATGTTGAAAAAACATACGGCTTGATACGTGATAATTTAAAAAGAGAGATATCCCCATTACTTGGCTTGTGCATTCAG GCACCAAGAATTTCCAAAGCAAACTTGTCAAAGGGGGCAGCTCGTGCATTAGCAAATGCTGCTTCTCATGAGATTTTGCTTGCTCAGTGGCAAGGAATCGTCACAAAAATTGGATGCTTGTTAAACACACTCAAGGCTAATTTT GTACCTTCGTTTTTGATTCGCCAAGTGTTCACGCAGATATTTGCTTTCATCAACATCCAGTTATTCAACAG CCTTCTACTGAGACGCGAATGCTGCTCTTATAGCAATGGAGAATACGTAAGATCAGGATTGGCTATATTGGAACTCTGGTGCCTCAAGGCAACTGAggag TATGCTGGATCGGCTTGGGATGAGCTGAAGCACATACGGCAAGCTATTGCATTCCtg GTTACCCAACAAAAGCCAAAGAGGACGCTGCATGAAATAAGTTATGATCTGTGTCCT ATGCTTAGTATACAACAGCTATACAGAATCAGTACAATGTATTGGGATGACAAAAATGGCACGCATAGCCTTTCTCCTGAA GTTATTTCTAACATGAGGATCCTAATGACCCAAGATTCCAATAATGCCATCGCCAGTAACTCCTTCTTGCTTGATGATGATTCAAG TATACCGTTCTCGACAGATGAGCTGACAAGATCAATGGATCCGATTGGTGTATCGGATATTGACCTCCGCTCCTTCGTTTCAACTCCGGTTTCTGTTTCAGTTTCTTGCAGTGTCCTAGGTAGTGATTCTTTTGTATGA
- the LOC111881289 gene encoding myosin-9-like isoform X2, with translation MMQRYKGAAFGELDPHVFAIADSAFRAMVNEGKSNSILVSGESGAGKTETTKMLMQYLAFLGGRKGTEGRTVEQQILESNPVLEAFGNAKTVRNNNSSRFGKFVEIQFDKQGRISGAAIRTYLLERSRVCQISDPERNYHCFYLLCAAPPEEIKKYKLGDPKSYRYLNQSKCYELDDVSDARDYLATRRAMAVVGMNEKEQDAIFRVLASILHLGNVEFSKGKEVDSSVLKDDKSKFHLQTTSELLMCDFNELEDALLKRVMVTPEEVIKRSLNPEGASVSRDGLAKTLYSRLFDWLVEKINVSIGQDPNSRYLIGVLDIYGFESFKSNSFEQFCINYTNEKLQQHFNQHVFKTEQEEYTKEAIDWSYIEFIDNKDVLDLIEKKPGGIIALLDEACMFPKSTHETFSQKLYQTFKSHQRFFKPKLSRTGFTIAHYAGEVQYQSEQFLDKNKDYVVPEHQDMLTASKCLFISSLFPPLAEETTKSSNKSSKFSSIGSRFKLQLQQLMETLNCTEPHYIRCVKPNNFLKPGIFENINIMQQLRCGGVLEAIRISCAGYPTRKSFSDFVTRFSILAPEVKSENYDPKVACKKILAKSGLQGYQIGKTKVFLRAGQMAELDARKSQKLSSTAKIIQRQIKTYIARKYFLALRKSAIVWQSFCRRKLACNLYQHMKNNAATLKIQTFYRRHLSMKTYNKLKLSVVLFQARLRSMVASKHLRFRKQSKAATRLQAHWRGYRDSSHYKKLIRAAVVTQCSWKGRIARKELRRRKMAAKEASALQLVKDNLEKQVEELTSRLESEKRLKIELEEAKDREILKVKNSLKAMQKDVGEANSLLVKERESTQKAIQEKDQELLKLQNSLQAMQNKADETNALLSKERDSAQKAIHEAKEAKDEEILKLQNSLQAMQSKFDETNELLVQECVSVERAIEEAKKEKVQEILELQNSLKSIQNKFEETNALLLKERDSTQKAIQETKQAKAEEILNLQNSLKAMQSKLDETNVFLVKERESAQKTIEEVKAAKDEEVLNLQKSMQAMQNKIDETNALLVKERESARKAIEEASSVVKEIPVHVEDTQKIASLTSEVKNLKALSEWERQRADESDRKCTEALESSEYKRMQLEETERRVLQLQESLDRLEDKLADIESHNPGLHQQQQPGSASALPQIKKLQEGHSRSFKDRHSCASATHSRENSDVEEGVVKKCGDDQKQECQDLVNRCIAQRMGFPNGRPIAACIIYKCLRKWRSFEAEKTTIFDRIIQAIGRSIEAQDNSDVFAYWLSNASTLLLLLQHTLKASGDQPLHRRPRSGPLLVKRNQSFRGSGSGSGSPRGVAISINDIGDSSPGGSQLEPKYPALLFKQQLTAYVEKTYGLIRDNLKREISPLLGLCIQAPRISKANLSKGAARALANAASHEILLAQWQGIVTKIGCLLNTLKANFVPSFLIRQVFTQIFAFINIQLFNSLLLRRECCSYSNGEYVRSGLAILELWCLKATEEYAGSAWDELKHIRQAIAFLVTQQKPKRTLHEISYDLCPMLSIQQLYRISTMYWDDKNGTHSLSPEVISNMRILMTQDSNNAIASNSFLLDDDSSIPFSTDELTRSMDPIGVSDIDLRSFVSTPVSVSVSCSVLGSDSFV, from the exons ATGATGCAACGCTACAAAGGAGCAGCATTTGGGGAGCTAGATCCTCATGTTTTTGCAATTGCAGATTCTGCTTTTAG GGCAATGGTGAATGAAGGAAAAAGCAACTCGATCTTGGTCAGTGGTGAGAGTGGGGCAGGTAAAACTGAGACTACTAAAATGCTTATGCAATATCTTGCCTTTTTGGGTGGTCGTAAAGGCACTGAAGGAAGAACTGTTGAACAGCAAATTCTTGAA TCGAATCCAGTTCTGGAAGCATTTGGGAATGCAAAAACTGTTAGAAATAACAACTCCAG TCGTTTTGGTAAATTTGTTGAGATTCAGTTTGATAAACAAGGGCGAATATCTGGAGCAGCCATCCGCACATACCTTCTAGAAAGATCTCGTGTTTGCCAAATTTCAGATCCTGAACGCAACTATCACTGTTTCTATCTTCTCTGTGCAGCACCTCCAGAG GAGATTAAGAAATATAAACTGGGAGACCCTAAGTCATATCGATATCTGAATCAATCAAAGTGCTATGAGCTTGATGATGTAAGCGATGCCCGTGATTATCTTGCCACAAGGAGAGCCATGGCAGTTGTTGGAATGAATGAAAAGGAACAG GATGCAATTTTCAGAGTTCTGGCTTCAATTCTCCATCTTGGAAATGTTGAATTTTCAAAAGGGAAAGAGGTTGATTCCTCCGTCCTCAAAGACGACAAATCCAAATTCCATCTTCAGACAACATCAGAGTTGCTAAT GTGTGATTTTAATGAACTGGAAGATGCACTGCTGAAGCGTGTGATGGTTACCCCTGAAGAAGTTATCAAGAGAAGTCTTAATCCTGAGGGTGCATCTGTTAGTAGAGATGGTCTCGCAAAGACCTTATATTCCCGCTTATTTGACTG GTTAGTGGAAAAAATTAATGTGTCGATTGGGCAAGATCCAAATTCAAGATATCTGATTGGGGTTCTTGACATATATGGTTTTGAGAGCTTTAAATCTAATAG TTTTGAACAATTTTGTATTAATTATACTAATGAGAAGCTGCAGCAACATTTCAACCAG CACGTATTCAAGACTGAGCAAGAGGAATATACCAAAGAAGCAATCGACTGGAGCTACATAGAGTTTATAGATAATAAGGATGTTCTGGATCTTATTGAAAAG AAACCTGGTGGGATTATTGCACTACTTGATGAGGCCTG TATGTTTCCCAAGTCGACTCACGAAACATTCTCACAGAAGCTTTATCAGACATTCAAATCTCATCAACGGTTTTTCAAACCAAAACTGTCTCGCACTGGTTTCACCATTGCTCACTATGCAGGAGAG GTTCAATATCAATCTGAGCAGTTTCTAGACAAAAACAAAGATTATGTTGTTCCGGAACATCAAGATATGTTGACAGCTTCCAAGTGCCTTTTTATATCAAGCCTTTTCCCTCCATTGGCTGAGGAGACAACCAAATCATCAAACAAATCTTCTAAGTTCTCATCGATTGGTTCTCGCTTCAag TTACAACTTCAGCAATTGATGGAAACTTTGAATTGCACAGAACCCCACTATATCAGATGTGTGAAGCCAAATAATTTTCTTAAGCCCGGCATCTTTGAGAATATCAACATTATGCAACAATTACGTTGTGGG GGGGTTCTAGAAGCAATTCGCATCAGCTGTGCTGGCTATCCTACTCGCAAAAGTTTTTCTGATTTTGTTACCAGATTCAGCATTCTTGCTCCCGAGGTTAAAAGTGAGAA TTATGATCCGAAGGTTGCCTGCAAAAAGATCCTGGCCAAATCAGGGCTTCAGGGATATCAG ATAGGGAAAACCAAAGTTTTTCTTAGAGCTGGTCAGATGGCTGAATTAGATGCACGAAAATCACAGAAGCTTAGCAGCACAGCCAAGATTATACAAAGACAGATAAAAACTTACATTGCTAGGAAGTATTTTCTTGCTTTGAGAAAGTCTGCTATTGTCTGGCAGTCATTTTGCAGAA GAAAGCTTGCATGTAACCTGTACCAACACATGAAAAACAATGCTGCTACGCTTAAAATACAGACGTTCTACAGGCGACACCTGTCAATGAAGACCTATAACAAACTCAAGCTGTCAGTTGTCCTCTTCCAGGCACGTCTGCGTTCAATGGTTGCTAGTAAACATCTCAGATTCAGAAAACAAAGCAAGGCAGCAACTCGTTTACAA GCCCACTGGCGTGGTTATAGAGATTCTTCACATTATAAGAAACTGATAAGGGCAGCAGTTGTTACACAATGTAGCTGGAAGGGGAGAATTGCTAGGAAAGAGCTTCGGAGACGAAAGATG GCAGCAAAGGAAGCTAGTGCACTCCAACTAGTGAAAGATAATCTTGAAAAACAAGTGGAAGAGCTCACATCACGTTTAGAGTCAGAAAAACGCTTGAAG ATTGAGTTGGAAGAAGCAAAAGATCGGGAAATTCTCAAAGTGAAGAACTCCCTGAAAGCCATGCAAAAAGACGTTGGTGAAGCAAATTCATTACTTGTCAAGGAACGAGAGTCTACACAGAAAGCAATTCAAGAAAAAGATCAGGAACTTTTGAAATTACAGAATTCCCTGCAAGCCATGCAGAATAAAGCTGATGAAACAAATGCATTGCTTTCCAAGGAACGTGATTCTGCCCAGAAAGCAATTCATGAAGCAAAAGAAGCAAAAGATGAGGAAATTCTGAAATTGCAAAACTCCTTGCAAGCCATGCAGAGTAAATTTGATGAAACCAATGAATTGCTTGTTCAGGAATGTGTGTCTGTAGAGAGAGCAATTGAAGAAGCCAAAAAGGAAAAAGTTCAGGAAATTCTGGAATTGCAGAACTCCCTGAAATCTATTCAGAATAAATTCGAAGAAACAAATGCATTGCTTCTCAAGGAACGTGATTCTACACAGAAAGCAATTCAAGAAACAAAACAAGCAAAAGCTGAGGAAATTCTGAATTTGCAGAACTCCCTGAAAGCTATGCAGAGTAAACTCGATGAAACAAATGTGTTTCTTGTCAAGGAACGTGAGTCTGCACAAAAAACAATCGAAGAAGTAAAAGCAGCAAAAGATGAGGAAGTTCTGAATTTGCAAAAGTCCATGCAAGCCATGCAGAATAAAATTGATGAAACAAATGCATTGCTTGTTAAGGAACGGGAGTCTGCACGGAAAGCAATTGAAGAAGCATCCTCAGTTGTCAAAGAAATTCCAGTTCATGTAGAAGACACACAAAAGATTGCTAGTTTGACTTCAGAAGTTAAAAACTTGAAG GCTTTATCAGAGTGGGAAAGACAAAGGGCAGATGAATCTGATAGGAAGTGTACTGAAGCTCTGGAATCAAGTGAGTATAAGCGGATGCAGTTAGAAGAAACTGAAAGAAGAGTGCTTCAACTTCAGGAATCTTTGGATAG GCTGGAGGACAAGCTGGCTGACATTGAGTCACATAATCCAGGTCTTCATCAGCAGCAGCAGCCGGGTTCAGCATCAGCACTGCCACAGATTAAGAAACTCCAGGAAGGACACTCAAGGTCCTTTAAG GATCGACATAGCTGTGCAAGTGCAACACACTCAAGAGAAAACTCGGATGTAGAGGAGGGAGTTGTAAAGAAGTGTGGTGATGATCAGAAACAGGAATGCCAGGATCTGGTGAATCGATGCATTGCACAACGGATGGGATTTCCCAATGGCAGACCCATTGCTGCTTGCATCATATACAAATGTCTAAGAAAATGGCGATCATTTGAAGCTGAAAAAACCACCATTTTTGATCGCATAATCCAAGCCATAGGCCGATCCATTGAG GCACAAGACAACAGTGATGTTTTCGCTTATTGGTTATCCAATGCATCAACACTGCTGCTACTGTTACAGCATACACTCAAAGCTAGTGGGGATCAGCCACTTCATCGACGCCCAAGATCAGGTCCTCTACTAGTAAAGAGGAATCAG AGCTTTCGTGGAAGTGGAAGTGGAAGTGGAAGTCCTCGTGGTGTAGCTATCTCTATAAACGATATTGGTGATAGCTCACCTGGCGGAAGCCAACTTGAACCAAAATACCCTGCTTTGCTTTTCAAGCAGCAACTCACAGCATATGTTGAAAAAACATACGGCTTGATACGTGATAATTTAAAAAGAGAGATATCCCCATTACTTGGCTTGTGCATTCAG GCACCAAGAATTTCCAAAGCAAACTTGTCAAAGGGGGCAGCTCGTGCATTAGCAAATGCTGCTTCTCATGAGATTTTGCTTGCTCAGTGGCAAGGAATCGTCACAAAAATTGGATGCTTGTTAAACACACTCAAGGCTAATTTT GTACCTTCGTTTTTGATTCGCCAAGTGTTCACGCAGATATTTGCTTTCATCAACATCCAGTTATTCAACAG CCTTCTACTGAGACGCGAATGCTGCTCTTATAGCAATGGAGAATACGTAAGATCAGGATTGGCTATATTGGAACTCTGGTGCCTCAAGGCAACTGAggag TATGCTGGATCGGCTTGGGATGAGCTGAAGCACATACGGCAAGCTATTGCATTCCtg GTTACCCAACAAAAGCCAAAGAGGACGCTGCATGAAATAAGTTATGATCTGTGTCCT ATGCTTAGTATACAACAGCTATACAGAATCAGTACAATGTATTGGGATGACAAAAATGGCACGCATAGCCTTTCTCCTGAA GTTATTTCTAACATGAGGATCCTAATGACCCAAGATTCCAATAATGCCATCGCCAGTAACTCCTTCTTGCTTGATGATGATTCAAG TATACCGTTCTCGACAGATGAGCTGACAAGATCAATGGATCCGATTGGTGTATCGGATATTGACCTCCGCTCCTTCGTTTCAACTCCGGTTTCTGTTTCAGTTTCTTGCAGTGTCCTAGGTAGTGATTCTTTTGTATGA